A window from Fragaria vesca subsp. vesca linkage group LG5, FraVesHawaii_1.0, whole genome shotgun sequence encodes these proteins:
- the LOC101293102 gene encoding probable pectate lyase 16-like, with the protein MNAIDGCWRWNPNWRSNRQQLAMCSVGFAGKMSNNIGKDVVNYEVTDPSDNALNPQPGTLRYGATMIKDKKWITFQRDMKIKLEKPLLISSFTAIDGRGVNVHIAGNACLRVFKATNVIIHGLRIHHCKSQPPSTVMGPDGIVSLGGVDGDAIRLVTASKVWIDHNTLYECEDGLLDVTRGSTNVTISNNWFRDQDKVMLLGHDDGFFRDKNMKVTVVYNHFGPHCNQRMPRIRHGYAHVVNNLYKEWTLYAIGGSMNPSVKSEANLFIASQQNKEVTWRKDIVSDSWKFYSKGDIFENGASFVQTGQGGAEPLYNKEQNFQVVDAKSVRPLTRASGALTCTKQSRC; encoded by the exons ATGAACGCAATTGATGGTTGCTGGAGATGGAACCCAAACTGGAGAAGCAATCGCCAGCAACTCGCTATGTGTTCGGTAGGATTTGCTGGAAAAATGAGCAACAACATTGGAAAAGATGTTGTAAACTATGAAGTAACAGACCCTAGTGACAATGCGTTAAATCCCCAACCAGGTACTTTGAGATATGGAGCTACTATGATCAAGGACAAAAAATGGATCACTTTCCAGAGGGACATGAAAATCAAACTAGAGAAACCATTGCTAATTAGTAGCTTCACTGCGATTGATGGAAGAGGTGTCAATGTCCACATAGCAGGTAACGCGTGCTTGAGAGTGTTCAAAGCAACCAATGTGATCATCCATGGTCTTCGAATCCACCACTGCAAGTCGCAACCACCAAGTACCGTTATGGGTCCGGACGGAATAGTTTCGCTAGGCGGGGTTGATGGAGACGCAATACGGTTGGTCACTGCATCTAAGGTTTGGATAGACCACAATACACTGTACGAGTGTGAAGATGGTCTTCTTGATGTCACTCGTGGATCAACCAATGTGACAATCTCCAACAACTGGTTCAGAGACCAAGACAAGGTAATGCTTCTCGGCCACGATGATGGCTTCTTTCGGGACAAGAATATGAAGGTGACTGTAGTATATAACCATTTTGGACCACATTGCAACCAAAGAATGCCAAG GATTCGCCATGGATACGCACACGTCGTAAACAACTTGTACAAGGAGTGGACACTGTATGCCATTGGCGGAAGCATGAACCCTAGTGTTAAAAGCGAAGCCAACCTCTTCATTGCATCCCAGCAAAACAAAGAG GTGACTTGGAGAAAGGACATTGTTAGTGACTCCTGGAAATTTTACTCCAAAGGCGATATTTTTGAAAACGGGGCGTCTTTCGTTCAAACAGGTCAAGGTGGAGCCGAGCCGCTCTATAATAAGGAACAGAATTTCCAAGTTGTTGATGCCAAATCTGTCCGGCCATTGACAAGGGCATCAGGTGCTCTAACATGCACCAAACAATCCAGATGCTAG
- the LOC101299586 gene encoding uncharacterized protein LOC101299586, with product MSLQSMLRRALTFNHLPKSVLPSGLRGRRPYASNAAAAAEEPNPDGNKVRGRRRSKKELHAVVETVVNEYKAMNAGKFPGIKYTKKQVGGCYYRIRGILQELQYAAKMSPSSGGVEHSLGREGTRGSESLTDVVGVSAQTVSEVEDDVDLGVVSDGSFEAKEESMTSSSVEILSEEVVTPGRGSDLDVTQSNIGKVNAAESSYIDPDIVGNDMEEHTNNQSVSMAPGHEILQGGFEVISHSRDKSHDKPEEAQADLHDDVSKVKHLQIGDNNTASLSSEYMEDVTKPDLEECKKKQHEEIPKADLLDSITAEKHVPPEADKVSKDLPGRPAADAEPPKTTTLWGAVKSLADGIISIFRNQ from the exons ATGAGTCTACAGAGCATGCTACGAAGAGCCCTCACCTTCAATCACCTCCCCAAGTCCG TACTGCCAAGTGGGCTGCGTGGAAGAAGGCCCTATGCTAGTAATGCTGCCGCTGCCGCCGAGGAACCAAACCCAGATGGTAACAAGGTCCGTGGAAGGAGGCGTAGCAAGAAGGAGCTCCATGCTGTTGTGGAAACGGTTGTCAATGA GTACAAGGCAATGAATGCGGGGAAATTCCCTGGGATTAAGTATACTAAGAAACAAGTGGGTGGCTGTTACTATAGAATTCGGGGGATCCTCCAGGAGCTACAGTACGCAGCTAAGATGTCGCCTTCTAGTGGTGGGGTTGAGCATTCGTTGGGACGAGAGGGAACTAGAGGAAGTGAGTCTTTGACTGATGTTGTTGGTGTCAGTGCTCAAACTGTTTCTGAGGTGGAAGATGACGTGGATCTTGGCGTTGTCAGTGATGGGAGTTTCGAAGCTAAGGAAGAGTCCATGACGTCCTCCTCAGTTGAGATCTTGTCTGAAGAGGTTGTCACTCCT GGGAGAGGCTCTGATCTGGATGTCACACAAAGTAATATTGGGAAAGTGAATGCTGCGGAATCTTCATATATAGACCCTGATATAGTTGGCAATGATATGGAGGAACATACAAACAATCAATCTGTCTCTATGGCTCCAGGACATGAGATTTTACAAGGAGGATTTGAGGTTATTTCTCATTCACGTGACAAATCTCATGATAAACCAGAGGAAGCTCAGGCTGATCTACATGATGATGTCTCTAAAGTAAAGCATCTACAAATAGGGGACAATAATACAGCCTCTCTAAGTTCTGAGTATATGGAGGATGTTACTAAACCGGATCTTGAAGAGTGTAAAAAGAAGCAACATGAAGAGATCCCTAAGGCTGATCTACTGGATTCCATTACTGCAGAAAAACATGTACCACCAGAGGCAGATAAAGTATCCAA GGACCTCCCTGGTAGGCCAGCTGCTGATGCCGAACCTCCGAAAACAACAACTCTATGGGGTGCTGTGAAATCTTTGGCGGATGGAATTATCAGTATTTTCAGAAATCAGTAA
- the LOC101299300 gene encoding uncharacterized protein LOC101299300 yields the protein MMSSSEDSEKNANSVHHVREDSEYVRLVISNETNTLEADVLQSQSEAGAKSFWWWIKALALCLVTIILLLIFLKWGVPFLFEKVLLPIMRWEATAFGRPVLALVLVASLALFPVFFIPSGPSMWLAGMIFGYGLGFVIIMVGTTIGMILPYLIGLYFRDRIHQWLKRWPRNAAMIRLAGEGSWLHQFRVVALFRVSPFPYTIFNYAIVVTSMRFWPYLWGSIAGMIPEAFIYIYSGRLLRTFADVKYGNYHLTTVEIVYNILSLIVAIVTTVAFTVYAKNALNELKRAESSGVEAAASDHTSLQMEKLPLEKPHIFTL from the exons ATGATGAGCTCTTCTGAAGATTCAGAAAAGAATGCCAACTCAGTGCATCATGTGAGAGAAGACAGTGAATATGTCAGGCTGGTTATATCCAACGAAACAAACACATTAGAAGCAGATGTTTTACAGTCTCAATCAGAAGCAGGGGCTAAATCATTTTGGTGGTGGATTAAAGCCTTAGCCTTGTGCCTTGTCACCATTATATTGCTTCTCATTTTCTTGAAATGGGGGGTTCCATTTCTTTTTGAAAAG GTTCTGTTGCCAATAATGCGATGGGAAGCCACAGCCTTTGGCCGTCCAGTTCTTGCCCTTGTTCTCGTTGCTTCTCTGGCATTGTTCCCTGTGTTCTTCATTCCGTCTGGCCCTTCAATGTGGTTGGCTGGAATGATTTTTGGTTATGGCTTGGGATTTGTTATAATTATGGTTGGGACAACTATTGGGATGATCCTACCATATTTGATTGGTTTGTATTTCCGTGACCGCATCCAT CAATGGTTAAAGAGATGGCCTCGAAATGCTGCAATGATTAGACTTGCTGGGGAAGGGAGTTGGCTCCATCAATTTCGAGTGGTTGCTCTCTTTAGGGTTTCACCCTTTCCATACACAATATTCAACTACGCGATCGTGGTCACAAGTATGAGATTTTGGCCCTACTTGTGGGGATCAATTGCTGGGATGATACCAGAAGCTTTTATTTACATCTACAG TGGTCGCTTATTAAGGACATTTGCGGATGTCAAGTATGGGAACTATCACTTAACCACAGTTGAGATTGTGTACAACATTCTATCCTTAATCGTTGCAATTGTAACCACCGTTGCTTTTACTGTTTATGCTAAAAATGCTTTAAATGAGCTAAAGAGGGCAGAGTCTAGTGGGGTGGAAGCAGCTGCTTCTGACCATACCAGCTTACAGATGGAAAAGCTTCCCCTTGAAAAGCCTCATATTTTTACGTTGTAG
- the LOC101299867 gene encoding uncharacterized protein LOC101299867 — protein MAGREVREYTNLTDPKDKKWGKGKDKIDDEDVTFQRMVAKMQEVAGERGGYLHGRGALDSDDLLYLKEQMEAEEDAERLLRRTEKRAFAAFKKAASLADSSPVSAPLTLRVEPKQKSGIRQQDLLKKVVEIKPKKQKVASPSNGNQLSLPQKNVGATSTNLKPESDLDKDKAHLSSPSIKTDDESKVETTSQSLLGLAYACSDDED, from the exons ATGGCAGGCAGAGAAGTTCGAGAATACACCAATCTCACCGACCCCAAAG ATAAAAAATGGGGGAAAGGGAAGGATAAGATAGACGACGAAGACGTCACCTTCCAACGCATGGTCGCAAAG ATGCAAGAGGTTGCTGGAGAACGTGGAGGCTACCTTCATGGCCGAGGCG CCTTGGACAGTGATGACCTATTATATCTCAAGGAGCAGATGGAAGCTGAGGAGGATGCAGAACGCCTCCTTCGCCGCACTGAGAAACGAGCATTTGCTGCATTTAAG AAAGCTGCAAGTTTGGCAGATTCTTCACCTGTATCGGCTCCCTTGACACTTCGTGTAGAGCCCAAACAAAAAAGTGGGATTAG ACAACAAGATCTACTGAAAAAGGTGGTAGAAATTAAACCGAAAAAGCAGAAAGTTGCAAGTCCATCTAATGGTAATCAGTTGTCCCTCCCCCAAAAGAATGTTGGTGCTACTTCAACAAACCTTAAGCCTGAATCTGACCTGGACAAGGACAAAGCGCATTTGTCATCACCATCGATCAAAACAGATGATGAGTCTAAGGTGGAAACTACTTCACAAAGCTTGTTAGGCTTAGCATATGCATGTTCTGATGACGAAGATTAA